A single region of the Leptothrix cholodnii SP-6 genome encodes:
- a CDS encoding fibronectin type III domain-containing protein, whose amino-acid sequence MTTMFNRKLSVALVAGALELYAASVAHAACPVPNGATPYATGPLNPVDGYAEYVSDSRGTSLQICRNADLCFFDEPVPGNLVSAQTGTGGESFYWLAEASVADATAGFEALLVMAAEATYATAEPTAGEQLTFTRFRLRLDVPQPGVYQVEHPYGVDSYRIEALETGRDLSETFDISFVPDQPDARGKVGPWLTWDPVLAPPPPAGYIGDGATPQPVVGSPCDTNFVRITATDFNGLPIVINANGSNVIRTDLFVVQGQLFDGRVQTPLDADRVTYSRTPERVGQVDAFATSAATAAVTIQDSAGTPAASARLATPTPLTADGNGKFFTSEVLADAPDTTALPGAIDVNALVADGNTDATRLVRALVDQVTITQADYDLSTGLLNIAASSSDTRVPPTLTVQEYLRPVGAPIATVAPPSHVTVMSSAGGWDRVPVRTLAALDQSEPPAAPGAIGAVADSPTQVTLGWSDNADNEGGFEILRNGVLIATTAADATSFVDTAAPQDSTLTYQVVAVNAGGRSAAATITVSTPVLLIAPSALATTAVTGNSVALRWTDNAANEAGYLVLRNGLVIATLAANTAVYTDTTVAPSTAYTYQVQATHARAPAAGSNVITVTTPALISIVAPANLSAVLGTVANSARLNWTDASTGETGYRVQRATITIAANGTATTGAFATITTPSGNLPANATTVQNTGLAANALYAYRVNAVNGATQGPTTQVVRHNGTLPVPAGLRSNVTNGLLGVGATPVGRVPLSWTASTVAAVAGYELERCVGALTVCNAAGATWIPVTRLNGRATRTFNVDGLPSRQAQSFRIRSHTGTVGLTGAWSAAVVGTPR is encoded by the coding sequence ATGACCACCATGTTCAACCGCAAACTTTCCGTGGCACTGGTGGCCGGCGCGCTGGAGCTGTACGCCGCCTCGGTCGCCCACGCCGCCTGCCCGGTGCCCAACGGCGCCACGCCCTACGCCACCGGCCCGCTGAACCCGGTCGACGGCTACGCCGAATACGTCAGCGACAGCCGCGGCACCTCGCTGCAGATCTGCCGCAACGCCGACCTGTGCTTCTTCGACGAGCCGGTGCCCGGCAACCTGGTGTCGGCACAGACCGGCACCGGCGGCGAGTCGTTCTACTGGCTGGCCGAAGCCTCGGTGGCCGATGCCACCGCCGGTTTCGAGGCCCTGCTGGTGATGGCCGCCGAGGCTACCTACGCCACCGCCGAGCCGACCGCCGGCGAGCAGCTCACCTTCACGCGCTTTCGCCTGCGCCTGGACGTGCCGCAGCCCGGCGTGTATCAGGTCGAGCACCCGTACGGCGTCGACAGCTACCGCATCGAGGCCCTGGAAACCGGCCGCGACCTGAGCGAGACCTTCGACATCAGCTTCGTGCCCGACCAGCCCGACGCACGCGGCAAGGTCGGCCCCTGGCTGACCTGGGATCCGGTGCTGGCACCGCCGCCACCAGCCGGCTACATCGGTGACGGCGCCACGCCGCAGCCGGTGGTGGGCAGCCCCTGCGACACCAACTTCGTGCGCATCACCGCGACCGACTTCAACGGCCTGCCGATCGTCATCAACGCCAACGGCAGCAACGTCATCCGCACCGACCTGTTCGTGGTGCAGGGCCAGCTGTTCGACGGCCGGGTGCAGACCCCGCTGGACGCCGACCGCGTGACCTACAGCCGCACGCCCGAGCGGGTCGGCCAGGTCGACGCCTTCGCCACCTCGGCGGCCACGGCCGCCGTGACGATCCAGGACAGCGCCGGCACGCCGGCCGCGTCGGCCCGCCTGGCCACGCCGACGCCGCTGACCGCCGACGGCAACGGCAAGTTCTTCACCAGCGAGGTGCTGGCCGACGCACCCGACACCACCGCCCTGCCCGGCGCGATCGACGTCAATGCGCTGGTCGCCGACGGCAACACCGACGCCACCCGGCTGGTGCGCGCGCTGGTCGACCAGGTCACCATCACCCAGGCCGACTACGACCTGTCGACCGGCCTGCTCAACATCGCCGCCAGCTCCAGCGACACCCGCGTGCCGCCGACGCTGACGGTGCAGGAATACCTGCGCCCGGTCGGCGCGCCGATCGCCACGGTGGCGCCGCCCTCGCACGTCACCGTGATGTCGTCGGCCGGCGGCTGGGACCGCGTGCCGGTGCGCACGCTGGCCGCACTCGACCAGTCAGAACCCCCGGCCGCGCCGGGCGCCATCGGTGCGGTGGCCGACTCGCCGACCCAGGTCACGCTCGGCTGGAGCGACAACGCCGACAACGAGGGCGGTTTCGAGATCCTGCGCAACGGCGTGCTGATCGCCACCACCGCGGCCGACGCGACCTCGTTCGTCGACACCGCCGCGCCGCAGGACAGCACGCTGACCTACCAGGTCGTGGCCGTCAACGCCGGCGGCCGCAGCGCCGCGGCCACCATCACGGTGAGCACCCCGGTGCTGCTGATCGCACCGAGCGCGCTGGCCACCACCGCCGTCACCGGCAACAGCGTCGCGCTGCGCTGGACCGACAACGCCGCCAACGAGGCCGGCTACCTGGTGCTGCGCAACGGCCTGGTGATCGCCACGCTGGCGGCCAACACGGCGGTCTACACCGACACCACCGTGGCGCCGAGCACGGCCTACACCTACCAGGTGCAGGCCACCCACGCGCGCGCCCCGGCGGCCGGCTCGAACGTCATCACCGTGACCACGCCGGCGCTGATCAGCATCGTCGCGCCGGCCAACCTGAGCGCCGTGCTCGGCACGGTGGCCAACAGCGCCCGGCTGAACTGGACCGACGCGTCGACCGGCGAAACCGGCTACCGCGTGCAGCGCGCCACGATCACCATCGCGGCCAACGGCACCGCCACCACGGGCGCCTTCGCGACGATCACCACGCCCAGCGGCAACCTGCCCGCCAACGCCACCACGGTGCAGAACACCGGCCTGGCCGCCAACGCGCTGTACGCCTACCGGGTCAACGCCGTGAACGGCGCCACCCAGGGCCCGACCACGCAGGTCGTCCGCCACAACGGCACCCTGCCGGTGCCGGCCGGGCTGCGCAGCAACGTCACCAACGGCCTGCTGGGCGTCGGTGCCACGCCGGTGGGCCGGGTGCCGCTGAGCTGGACCGCCAGCACCGTGGCGGCCGTGGCCGGCTACGAGCTCGAGCGCTGCGTCGGCGCGCTGACCGTCTGCAATGCAGCCGGCGCCACCTGGATCCCGGTGACACGCCTGAACGGCCGCGCCACCCGCACGTTCAACGTCGACGGCCTGCCCTCGCGCCAGGCCCAGTCGTTCCGCATCCGCAGCCACACCGGCACGGTCGGGCTGACCGGCGCCTGGTCGGCCGCGGTGGTCGGCACGCCGCGCTGA
- a CDS encoding 3-hydroxybenzoate 6-monooxygenase, translated as MNATGLSDLPVLVAGGGIGGLAAALALVRQGFKVKVLEQAPEIGEIGAGIQLGPNAFHAFDALGVGEKARGRAVYTDYMVMHDAIDEYQVGKIPTGEAFIQRFGNPYAVIHRVDVHLSLLEGAQETGRIEFLTSTRCERIEQDDTGVTVYDQHGTAHRGVALIGADGVKSVVRQQYVNDPARVTGHVVYRAVVDKKDFPEDLQWNAASIWVGPNCHLVHYPLRGGEQYNVVVTFHSREQEEWGVRDGSKEEVQSYFQGICPKARQLIDLPKTWKRWATADREPIGQWTYGRATLLGDAAHPTTQYMAQGACMAIEDAVTLGEALRVNGNDFTQAFDLYQRSRVARTARIVLSSREMGRIYHAKGVERLVRNDLWKGRTPERFYDAMEWLYGWNVDNCLAK; from the coding sequence ATGAACGCAACTGGACTTTCGGATCTCCCGGTGCTGGTCGCCGGTGGTGGCATCGGCGGCCTGGCCGCGGCGCTGGCGCTGGTGCGCCAGGGTTTCAAGGTCAAGGTGCTGGAGCAGGCACCCGAGATCGGCGAGATCGGCGCGGGCATCCAGCTCGGCCCCAACGCCTTCCACGCCTTCGACGCCCTGGGCGTGGGCGAGAAGGCGCGCGGCCGCGCGGTCTACACCGACTACATGGTGATGCACGACGCCATCGACGAATACCAGGTCGGCAAGATCCCCACCGGCGAGGCCTTCATCCAGCGCTTCGGCAACCCCTACGCGGTGATCCACCGCGTCGACGTGCACCTGTCGCTGCTCGAAGGTGCGCAGGAAACCGGCCGGATCGAGTTCTTGACCTCGACGCGCTGCGAGCGCATCGAGCAGGACGACACCGGTGTCACCGTCTACGACCAGCACGGCACCGCCCACCGCGGCGTGGCGCTGATCGGCGCCGACGGCGTCAAGTCGGTGGTGCGCCAGCAGTACGTCAACGACCCGGCGCGCGTGACCGGCCACGTGGTCTACCGCGCGGTGGTCGACAAGAAGGACTTCCCCGAAGACCTGCAGTGGAACGCCGCCAGCATCTGGGTCGGCCCCAACTGCCACCTGGTGCACTACCCGCTGCGGGGCGGCGAGCAGTACAACGTGGTCGTCACCTTCCACAGCCGCGAGCAGGAGGAATGGGGCGTGCGCGACGGCAGCAAGGAGGAGGTGCAGAGCTACTTCCAGGGCATCTGCCCGAAGGCGCGCCAGCTCATCGACCTGCCCAAGACCTGGAAACGCTGGGCCACCGCCGACCGCGAGCCGATCGGCCAATGGACCTACGGCCGCGCCACGCTGCTGGGCGACGCCGCCCACCCGACCACGCAGTACATGGCGCAAGGCGCCTGCATGGCGATCGAAGATGCCGTGACGCTGGGCGAGGCGCTGCGTGTCAACGGCAACGATTTCACCCAGGCCTTCGACCTGTACCAGCGCTCGCGCGTGGCGCGCACCGCGCGCATCGTGCTGTCCAGCCGCGAGATGGGTCGCATCTATCACGCCAAGGGCGTCGAGCGCCTGGTGCGCAACGACCTGTGGAAAGGCCGCACGCCCGAGCGTTTCTATGACGCGATGGAATGGCTGTACGGCTGGAACGTCGACAACTGTCTGGCGAAATGA
- a CDS encoding cupin domain-containing protein, producing MQELGRLEDLPADYVQALRDLNLVPLWPSLRGVLPPGKPRPNTRATAWAYESIKPLLLKAGELTPIEKAERRVLVLANPGHGLEKMQASAAMYLGMQLLLPGEWAPSHRHTPNAVRMIVEGEGAYTTVDGEKCPMSRGDLILTPTGLWHEHGHDGSEPVVWLDVLDLPLVYYMEASYHINGERQTVKPGQGDRAYARGGVAPTVMFDRSDKRYPMLRYPWVDARAALVSLAADRPDLDAVQVTYVNPETGADVENILGFYALMLRPGQTLRLPVRSPAMVFHVIEGGAEVKVEDQRFTLTEADTCCAPGYTEVSLVNRSADTPTFVFIADESPLHRKLGVFENRG from the coding sequence ATGCAAGAACTTGGACGCCTCGAAGACCTGCCCGCCGACTACGTGCAGGCACTGCGTGACCTGAACCTCGTGCCGCTGTGGCCGAGCCTGCGCGGCGTGCTGCCGCCGGGCAAGCCGCGGCCCAACACCCGCGCCACCGCCTGGGCCTACGAATCGATCAAGCCGCTGCTGCTGAAAGCCGGCGAACTGACGCCGATCGAGAAGGCCGAGCGCCGCGTGCTGGTGCTCGCCAACCCCGGCCACGGCCTGGAGAAGATGCAGGCCAGCGCCGCGATGTACCTCGGCATGCAGTTGCTGCTGCCGGGTGAGTGGGCGCCGTCGCACCGCCACACGCCCAACGCGGTGCGCATGATCGTCGAGGGTGAAGGCGCCTACACCACGGTCGACGGCGAGAAGTGCCCGATGTCGCGTGGCGACCTGATCCTGACACCCACCGGCCTGTGGCACGAACACGGCCACGACGGCAGCGAGCCGGTGGTCTGGCTCGACGTGCTCGATCTGCCGCTGGTCTATTACATGGAGGCCTCGTATCACATCAACGGCGAGCGCCAGACCGTCAAGCCCGGCCAGGGTGACCGCGCCTATGCACGCGGCGGCGTGGCGCCGACGGTGATGTTCGATCGCTCGGACAAGCGCTACCCGATGCTGCGCTACCCGTGGGTCGACGCACGCGCCGCGCTGGTGTCGCTGGCCGCCGACCGGCCGGATCTGGACGCGGTGCAGGTCACCTACGTCAACCCCGAGACCGGCGCCGACGTCGAGAACATCCTCGGTTTCTACGCGCTGATGCTGCGCCCGGGCCAGACGCTGCGCCTGCCGGTGCGCTCGCCGGCGATGGTGTTCCACGTCATCGAAGGTGGTGCCGAGGTGAAGGTCGAAGACCAGCGTTTCACGCTCACCGAGGCCGACACCTGCTGCGCGCCCGGCTACACCGAGGTGAGCCTCGTCAACCGCTCGGCCGACACGCCCACCTTCGTCTTCATCGCCGACGAATCGCCGCTGCACCGCAAGCTCGGCGTGTTCGAGAACCGCGGCTGA
- a CDS encoding fumarylacetoacetate hydrolase family protein encodes MTEPTYLWNPPPVYSLPVRGKTERLAVNRLFFVGRNYHAHAVEMGKPVDKSVERPFYFTKAPSTLVESGATVAYPPETKNYHFEMELVVAIGAAGFRVKAEDAHTVIYGYAVGLDMTRRDLQLVARDKGRPWTLGKDIEQGSVCSEIVPMAGTVIGEGEIALAVNGVTKQHSDVNKLIWDIREIIADLSLFYHLQPGDLIYTGTPEGVGAVVAGDHITGHVAGVAEVALTIGAAE; translated from the coding sequence ATGACCGAACCGACCTACCTCTGGAACCCGCCGCCCGTCTACTCTCTGCCGGTGCGCGGCAAGACCGAGCGCTTGGCCGTAAACCGCCTGTTCTTCGTCGGCCGCAACTACCACGCGCATGCGGTCGAGATGGGCAAGCCGGTCGACAAGAGCGTCGAGCGGCCGTTCTATTTCACCAAGGCGCCGTCGACGCTGGTCGAGTCGGGTGCCACCGTGGCCTATCCGCCCGAGACCAAGAACTACCACTTCGAGATGGAACTGGTGGTGGCGATCGGCGCGGCAGGTTTTCGCGTCAAGGCCGAAGACGCGCACACCGTCATCTACGGCTACGCCGTGGGCCTGGACATGACGCGCCGCGACCTGCAACTCGTCGCCCGCGACAAGGGCCGGCCGTGGACGCTGGGCAAGGACATCGAGCAAGGCTCGGTCTGCTCCGAGATCGTGCCGATGGCCGGCACGGTGATCGGCGAGGGCGAGATCGCGCTGGCCGTCAACGGCGTCACCAAGCAGCACTCGGACGTCAACAAGCTGATCTGGGACATCCGCGAAATCATCGCCGACCTGAGCCTGTTCTATCACCTGCAGCCCGGCGACCTGATCTACACCGGCACGCCCGAAGGCGTGGGCGCGGTGGTGGCGGGTGACCACATCACCGGCCACGTGGCCGGCGTGGCCGAGGTCGCGCTGACCATCGGCGCGGCTGAATAA